The Camelina sativa cultivar DH55 chromosome 14, Cs, whole genome shotgun sequence genome includes a window with the following:
- the LOC109128634 gene encoding non-specific lipid-transfer protein 2P-like, whose protein sequence is MMMKFITLVFIAFVISTLAPTKAEEKAACAVTDLIPCLSALQGWSSPSTECCMILKDKQSCFCDYLKDPRIGGPYLSAAKNILVACNVPIPTC, encoded by the coding sequence ATGATGATGAAGTTCATAACACTAGTTTTCATCGCGTTTGTTATCTCAACTCTGGCTCCAACAAAAGCAGAGGAGAAAGCGGCATGCGCTGTGACTGATCTTATACCATGTCTATCAGCACTACAAGGCTGGAGCTCACCATCAACCGAATGTTGCATGATATTAAAAGATAAGCAATCGTGTTTTTGTGATTATTTAAAAGATCCCCGGATTGGTGGTCCATATTTGTCAGCtgctaaaaatattttagtggCTTGTAATGTACCTATTCCTACTTGttga